The genomic region GGCAGCGGAGTGGAAAAGCTGGAGATGTACTTTTTCGAGGACATGTACGTCCCCTGCGAGGTGTGCGAGGGGAAACGATTCAAACCCGAGGTCCTGACCGTTCGCCATCGCGGGAAAAACATCTCCGAGGTGCTCGCGATGACGGCGGACGAGGCCATGTCCTTTTTCGCCGGGGTGCCCAAACTCCAGGAGCGCCTGCATCTCCTCTCTTCCATCGGCCTGGGGTACCTGCGGCTGGGACAATCCGCTACGACGCTCTCCGGAGGCGAGGCCCAACGGCTCAAGATCGCGGCTGAATTGGCCATGAACGGCGGATCGTCTCACCGGAGGACAGCCCCCCTTCCCGGAGGAACGCGCAACGACGGGCATCACCGTGAGCGGAGCCAGTCGCCCGGCATGCTGTACATCATGGACGAGCCGACGACCGGACTCCACTTCGACGACGTGAAGAAACTGTTGGCGGTGCTCCACAGACTCGTCGATGCCGGCAATACGGTGCTCGTGGTCGAGCATAACTTGGACGTGATCAAGTCCGCCGACTGGATCGTGGATCTCGGACCGGAGGGGGGCGACGCAGGCGGCCGGATCGTGGCGGAAGGAAGGCCTGAACAGGTGGCAACAACAGCGGCGTCGCACACGGGAAGATTTCTGGCGGAGTCCCTGGCCGCGACGGCTGCGACCTGAGAAGGGTCTGGCTCACCACATTTCGATCGCTCTCGTCAGCCGGCCTGCGGATCATCCTTATGCTCTTCTTGCGGAGCATGCCCACCGGCCAATTTGCGATGCAGATATGTCCTGCTGACCGTCGTGATGACAAACGCCAGTCCAATGGCGATGGGAACGAATACCGCTGAGGCGATATTGGCGTTCTTGATCAGGCCGGCTTCGTAGAGTCCCTTGAGAATGTACCCGGCCAATCCCGCCAGGTAATAGGCGATGACGATCACCGACAGGCCCTCGACTGTATGCTGGAGGATCACCTGGCTCTTGGTGGTCTTGTCCACGCTTTGCAGAAGCGCGAGATTCTGGGCTTCGAGAATCAGATCGACGCGCGCGCGTATGATCGAGATGATGCCTTCAAACCCGCCCCGCAGGGTATCGATGCGCCGGAGCAGCTGTTGGTAGCCTTCCGCGACGCCCGTGATCCCTCCGAGCACGTAGTCGGACACGGGCCGATAGGAATCGATCGGACGCTCGGCCAGGGAGTTCAATGTCGCGTGAACGATCTTGTCGTACGGCAACGAGGCGGACAGTTCAAAGTGGAGCCGGCCGGCGATGCGGTTGGTCTTGAGAAGATCTTGCGTGAGGCTGTTCAGCCAGCGCTGCAATGTCTGCGAATCCGCATGGCCGATGTGGCCACTGATCACTTCGCGTTGCTTCAGGTGGACCTGTTCGAATTTATACACCTGATCCACGGCGGCGGAGAACAACGGCTTCTGCATCAGCAAGAGATGGTAGTAGGTTTCAATCCGGACGACGGCATCGACGATGTCTTTCAGACGCGATGCGACGCCCTGCGGCTGTCCCACGCTGACCCAATACCGCTCGCGCCCCTGCTCGTCCGGAGTAAAACTCGTCACCACCGTGGTCTGCTCGTCGAGGACCCGGCTCCCGTAGACCACCGGGCCCGGCAGTAATGATTTCATGCGCTCGCGAGAAGGTACCGCATCCAACGTGAGCAGGATGTCGAGCCGGCACACTTCCGTGCCGAGCGGGGTCACCGGAAATTGATAGCCGGGAAAGGTCAAGGATCCGAATGCCGCCTCGGCCCATGTCGGGAGAGGCAAATGCCAGAGCTGATAATTGTAATACTCGGTATGGGCCTGCCAGACGATGATCAATCGCTCGCCGGTCGCCGTTTCCTTGACGCCGTAGCCGAACGTCTCATGGAGAAAGATGTGGTCATCCGGCACGGAGAACGCGGACAGGATCGACTCGAATTCCTCCCGGCTGGCTTTGCGTTGCACCGGAGGATCCGACATCCTGAACGCCATGTAGTGGACGTGCGCGGGAGCTCTGAGCCATTCGGCCAACGGCGTCTGCGGCCGTTCATGGAGTTTCTTCAGCAACGCTTCGGTTCCGGACTGCGAAAACTTTCGTTCGGTCATAGCGCTCCTTGGATCATCCTCACGACACAGTCCCAACCGTACGCCGGCCCCGGCAAAACGGACCGGCTATAATCCCGGCCGCTTGTCCGCCGTCACCATCAGGTGCAACGGCTCGTCGGTGCGGCGCACCTCCAGCTCCAGAATCTCGCCGGCATCCACATGGCAAAGGCGTTTGGCGTCGCGCTCGTTCCTCGCCGTCGCCAGCGACGCGCCGTTGCAGGCCACGATCCGGTCGCCGACCTTGAGGCCCGCCTTTTCGCCCGGCAGCCCGGTGCGAAGCTCGCGTACCAGATAGAAGCGTGTCCCTCGTTCCTCGAGCAGTTCCCAGTTCACGCCGATCCGACCGGATCCGAGCAGTCCCGTCTGCGCGCCGAATCGTGTGAGAATGCGGTGGACGATCAGCCGCGCAGACCCCTCGGGATCGTCGGTCGTGGGATCCGTCAAATGGCCCTCGCCGTTGAACAGCAACAGGCCGGTTTCGACGTCGATCATGCGCAGCGCCAGCGAGACGCTGTGCATGCGGTCCTGGGGACGTCGTTCCCACTGCTGCACCTCGCCGACGATGATGGCCTGTGCGCCGACCAGTCTGCCCACTTTCAGCACGTTGGCATCGTCCGCATGAGTGAGCTGAATGACCTGCTCTTTCAGCACTTCGTCCAGCTTGGCCCGCTCCACCATGTGGATGTCCAGGTCGAGCATCAAGGTCGTGACGATTCCGGTCACACGAGAGCCCGATCCGCGCGCACCCGCCGCGTCTTCGAACAACATGACCGCCATCGTGCGATAGCGATCGATGTTCTCACGATCGATGGGACCGTTGCCGGTCACGACGGGTTCGAAGCGGCCGTTGACCGCCTGAACAGCCTGCACCCCGGTCGCGACACAGGCTTTCCTCCGCTGCAGGATGGCCGCGGGCGGCCCCCAGGCGCACAATTCCTCGTTCACCATGACCACGTGATGCGGATATTCCCGTTGCTGGTCCGCCGCGATATTCGTGAACGGATAGAAGAGACAACCGCCGATCCAGACCGAGATGGGACAGAGCGCGAGTTCGTACAACCATTGCTTGCGCGCCGTCAGCGAATACTCCCACACGAGCAGGCGCCCGTCGTCACGCAGAACCCGGTCGGGGCGGCCGATTTCCTCGATAATCTGCGCCTTCGTCATGGGAACCGCAAGGCGATCGAGCTTGGATTCCGATTTGACGATCGTATAAGCCACGCCGCATCCGGACGCGCCCGCGCCGATGCCGACCGCCAGTATCATGTTGAGAAAAATCCGGCTTCGCTGTGCGGCTACAGACCGTCGCATCGGCGGCAGCGTACCATCGAGGTACGGCTCGCCGCAATGTGAGGACCGGACCGTCATGGGAAGCGATCCAAGGGTGCGGGGAACTCAGCGCCGGGAGACACGCTCACGCGAGCGTCGGATGGGCTGATAGCGGACCGCTGAATTCCTAGTTCAGGCAGGGATCGATGGGCATATCGGCATAGTGCCGATACTCTTCGCCCAATGCGCTCACGATATCAGGCCAAATACGCAAGGGGTCTTTCTCGAAGACGATGTTCGGATCCGCCGGGATGGTAATCCAGGAGCCGGTTTTCATTTCCGACTCAAGCTGTCCTGGTCCCCATCCGGAATATCCGACATAGGCTCGAAACGCCTCTCGCCCTTGATTGGTGGTCAGAATCCGATCGACCAGTTCGACATCGCCGCCCAGACACACGCCGTCAAACACATGATGTGAATTGTCCGGCATCTGGTTCAGCCGATACAACAGCATGACCTGATTCGGCTGGACGGGCCCTCCTGAGAACAGCACGTGCCGCTGTCCCTCCAGAACCGGAACGTGAGGCAAGGCCTCCGATACGGACATGGCGGTCGGACGATTCACGACGACTCCCAACGCGCCGTCCGCACCGTGCTCGCACAGCAGCACCACGGTTTGACGGAAATTCGGGTCGCGAAGCGTCGGAGCTGCGATGAGGAAGATGCCCTTGCCTAGGGGGAGTTGCATACGGCTTATCCTATCGCGCCATCACGGCACACGCAAGCCGATCGTCCCTCCGCCGGCGACGGCGAAGACGATTGTCCGACGCGTCGTCTGCAATCACGATGCGTGCGGATTGATCATCGCGGATTCTTCCGAGCGATTATGGCGAGGCGACTATTGATAGAGAGAATCCCGTCGATCGCGAAGGAGATCATTATACGGAGTCACCGCCTTATCGCGGGCCTCGGATGGGTCTATCTCGATGATACAGACATCTTCCCGGTCGCGCGGCGACCGGCAGAGGATTTCCCCTCGCGGATTGACGATCTCGCTGTTGCCGATATACACGAGCGGAGCCTTGCCCCCGCGGGATTCCATTCCGGTACGATTGCACGTCACGGAGAAGACGCGATTCTCAAGACAACGGACGGGCATGGAGTCTGGACAGTTCGGCAACACCAGATTCGACGGATGGCAGATGATATCGGCACCCCTCAGCGCCAACGCGCGAGCCGACTCCGGATAATACCAATCGAAACAGATCATCACCCCGATCCTGGCCGGGCCGATATCCCACACGCGGAAGCCCGTATCGCCGGGCGTGAAGAACAACGTCTCTTCGGAAAACAAATGGGTCTTCCGGTACGCTCCGATGAAGCCGGTGGGACCGACCGCCACGGCGGAGTTATACAGGAGGGAACCGGCCCGTTCCGCAAGGCCCGCAACGATGACCATGTGCTTCTTGCGCGCGATTTCGATCAGACGCGCCGTGGTGGGTCCGTCCGGAATGGATTCGGCTAGGTTTCGCACTTCCGACTGCGAAACGAACTGATAGCCGGACACGCAGAGTTCCGGCAAGACAATCAGATCGGCCTCGATCGCGTCGAGCTGGGCCGAGATCCGTTCCAGGTTCGCCGAGGTCTCGCCGAATTCCGGATTGCTTTGGTAGTAGCCGATGCGCACGACAAGTCCCTTTTCACTCGAACACGGAAGAGCGGGTGATTCCCTGAGACAGAAACGGGCAGGGACCACTGGTCCCTGCCCGCTAGACTACAACCCACAAACCGTACGGAACAATGTTCAGCGCGGCTTACTTCACCTCGGACAGGTGAGTCACGGCGCCTTCGGCATGTTTCGTGGCCACATCGGCATGCCCGGCTTTCCCATGTTCCACCGCTTCCTGAAGATGCTTGACCCCTTCGTCCAGATGCGGATTCTTCGTGTCCTTTTGCGCTGCCTGGGCATGCTTGAGCGCGCCTTCCGCGTGCTTCGTCAATGCATCCGCATGACCCTGCTTACCGTGCTCTACCGCTTCCTTTGCATGTTCCACGGCTTCGCTCACATGCTTGTTGTCCGCCTGAGCAACCAGCGGCATGCCGAGCAATGCCACAGCTGCCAGCAGAAGCGCTCCGCGTTGGATAGTCACTTTCATGGGACCTCCTCTTATGGTTATCCGTTCGATGAGAGAGAGAGATGGATAAGGACTGCTAATGTGTTCACCTTACACAGCCGTTTTTTAGCTGTCAAGACGGCCGGGCCGGCGCATCGACCCCCAGGACTTTTTGCAGGCCTTGAAAATCTTTCTCCACCGGACAGGCGAAATCGCGGCTCCATTCCCACCAGGATCCGGCATAGTTGCGCACCTTTTGAAAGCCCGCCAATTTGAGCACCACATACAACCAAGCCGACCGGACGCCACCGGTGCAGTAACACACAATCTCCTGGTCCGGA from Nitrospira japonica harbors:
- a CDS encoding DUF3422 family protein produces the protein MTERKFSQSGTEALLKKLHERPQTPLAEWLRAPAHVHYMAFRMSDPPVQRKASREEFESILSAFSVPDDHIFLHETFGYGVKETATGERLIIVWQAHTEYYNYQLWHLPLPTWAEAAFGSLTFPGYQFPVTPLGTEVCRLDILLTLDAVPSRERMKSLLPGPVVYGSRVLDEQTTVVTSFTPDEQGRERYWVSVGQPQGVASRLKDIVDAVVRIETYYHLLLMQKPLFSAAVDQVYKFEQVHLKQREVISGHIGHADSQTLQRWLNSLTQDLLKTNRIAGRLHFELSASLPYDKIVHATLNSLAERPIDSYRPVSDYVLGGITGVAEGYQQLLRRIDTLRGGFEGIISIIRARVDLILEAQNLALLQSVDKTTKSQVILQHTVEGLSVIVIAYYLAGLAGYILKGLYEAGLIKNANIASAVFVPIAIGLAFVITTVSRTYLHRKLAGGHAPQEEHKDDPQAG
- a CDS encoding PDZ domain-containing protein is translated as MRRSVAAQRSRIFLNMILAVGIGAGASGCGVAYTIVKSESKLDRLAVPMTKAQIIEEIGRPDRVLRDDGRLLVWEYSLTARKQWLYELALCPISVWIGGCLFYPFTNIAADQQREYPHHVVMVNEELCAWGPPAAILQRRKACVATGVQAVQAVNGRFEPVVTGNGPIDRENIDRYRTMAVMLFEDAAGARGSGSRVTGIVTTLMLDLDIHMVERAKLDEVLKEQVIQLTHADDANVLKVGRLVGAQAIIVGEVQQWERRPQDRMHSVSLALRMIDVETGLLLFNGEGHLTDPTTDDPEGSARLIVHRILTRFGAQTGLLGSGRIGVNWELLEERGTRFYLVRELRTGLPGEKAGLKVGDRIVACNGASLATARNERDAKRLCHVDAGEILELEVRRTDEPLHLMVTADKRPGL
- a CDS encoding YqgE/AlgH family protein, producing MQLPLGKGIFLIAAPTLRDPNFRQTVVLLCEHGADGALGVVVNRPTAMSVSEALPHVPVLEGQRHVLFSGGPVQPNQVMLLYRLNQMPDNSHHVFDGVCLGGDVELVDRILTTNQGREAFRAYVGYSGWGPGQLESEMKTGSWITIPADPNIVFEKDPLRIWPDIVSALGEEYRHYADMPIDPCLN
- a CDS encoding nitrilase-related carbon-nitrogen hydrolase, with product MRIGYYQSNPEFGETSANLERISAQLDAIEADLIVLPELCVSGYQFVSQSEVRNLAESIPDGPTTARLIEIARKKHMVIVAGLAERAGSLLYNSAVAVGPTGFIGAYRKTHLFSEETLFFTPGDTGFRVWDIGPARIGVMICFDWYYPESARALALRGADIICHPSNLVLPNCPDSMPVRCLENRVFSVTCNRTGMESRGGKAPLVYIGNSEIVNPRGEILCRSPRDREDVCIIEIDPSEARDKAVTPYNDLLRDRRDSLYQ
- the smbP gene encoding small metal-binding protein SmbP; protein product: MKVTIQRGALLLAAVALLGMPLVAQADNKHVSEAVEHAKEAVEHGKQGHADALTKHAEGALKHAQAAQKDTKNPHLDEGVKHLQEAVEHGKAGHADVATKHAEGAVTHLSEVK